Genomic DNA from Phaeobacter porticola:
TCCAATGCTGTGGCACGGTCTGCACTGTCGTCACTGTCAAGCGCTGTGATCATCTGATCCCCCAGCGCCTGTGCGGCTGCGTCGGTCTGGGCGCGATTGTATTCACGCAGCGACGCACCGCCGACAATCACCACCACGGCCAAACCGCCAATCCAGCCATAGCGCTTGAGCAGCATGAACAGGCGATCACGGCGGACCTCTTCTGTCACCTCATCGATAAAGCTGTCGGTATCGCTCATGAAAATGTCCCTGGCAGATCCCGCAACCGCCCCCGCGCTCGCCGGAAAGTTTCCTGTGTTCCGCATCTCTTACAGTGCAACCGATGCCAAGCCAAGTGGCCCTGTTGTGCCCGATCCCGCACAAACCGCCCCAAAAAGACAAAAAATGTGAACTGAACTACAGAGTTTAGTATGGACAATGCCTATATGGCCCATATCACTTGGCGCAAGTTCGCCCAAACGTACCGATTGGTGGTATGACTATTTAGTGGCTCTATATGTCCCGCAGGGGACGACTGTGAATTAGGAAGGCCCCAGATGCGTGTAATTCCCTTGCTGACAGCTGCTGTTGTGACTGCTGGTCTCTATTATGCCGTGATTGAGCGTGACACGCTTTTGTCCTTTGCCCGCGGAGAGGACAGCACCGACACCACAGCCGCTGCCGCATCAGATGGGGCCACAGCCGAGGCAGCGACAGCCGCCGGTGACACCGCTGCCGCATCAACAGCGGCAACACCCACAACGACCGACGGAAACAACACGTCCGTCGGCGTGGTTGCCCTGCGCAGCAGCGCCCGTGGCATCGACAGCGCGGTTGTGCTGCGGGGCCAGACCCAGGCGATCCGCCAGGTTGAGGTGCGCGCTGAAACCACATCAACCGTGCTGTCCGAACCGCTGCGCAAGGGCGCGCAGGTCAAGGCCGGCGATCTTCTGTGCAAACTGGATCCCGGCACCCGCCCCTCGACCCTGCTAGAGGCCAAGGCCCGCCTGCGCGAGGCCAAGATCCGCATCCCCGAAGGGCAGGCCCGACTCGACGAGGCACGGGCGCGCCTGAAAGAGGCGCAGATAAATCTGACCGCCGCCGCGAAACTCTCCGAGGGCGGTTTTGCCTCTGAGACCCGTCTGGCAGCCGCACAGGCAGCAGAACGCTCTGCCGTGGCGGGCGTAGCGACGGCAGAAACCGGGCTGGAAACCGCAGGCGCCGGGATCGAAGCCGCCTCCGCTCAGGTCGCCGCGTCGGAAAAAGAACTGTCGCGGCTCGATATTCTTGCGCCTTTCGACGGGCTTTTGGAAAGCGACACCGCCGAGCTGGGCAGCCTGATGCAGCCCGGCAGTCTTTGTGCAACGGTGATCCAGCTGGAGACAATCAAGCTGGTCGGTTATGTGCCAGAGGCCGAAGTCAACCGCGTCACCATTGGTGCCATGGCCCGCGCCGAACTGGCAAACGGGCGCCTGACTGCGGGCAAGGTGACTTTTATCAGCCGCTCCGCAGACCCAACCACCCGCACCTTTGAGGTCGAAATCACTGTGCCCAACCCGGATCTGGCGATCCGCGACGGTCAGACCGCCGATATCGTGATCTCTGCCGAAGGCTCCAAGGCACATTACCTGCCGCAATCCTCGCTAACACTGAACAATGACGGCCAGCTGGGTGTGCGGGTTGTGAACACGGACCAAACCGTCGGGTTTTACCCTGTCAGCCTCTTGCGTGATGAGGCCAATGGCGTCTGGGTTGGCGGGCTGCCTGAGCAGGCAGATGTAATTGTTGTTGGACAGGATTTTGTTGTCGCAGGCGTCACCGTTGCGCCTACCTATCAAGAGGTTTCGCAATGACCGGTATTGTCAGCTGGGCCGCTGAACGGGCCCGTATGATTCTGGCGTTCATCGCCATTTCGCTGCTGGTTGGCGGCTTTGCCTATGCCAGCCTGCCCAAAGAGGGCGAGCCGGACATCGAAATCCCGGCGCTGTTCATCTCCGTCCCCTTCCCCGGCATCTCTGCCGAGGATGCCGAAACCCTGCTGGTCAAGGTGATGGAGACCGAGCTGGCCGACCTTGACGGGCTCGACAAGATGTCCGCCACCGCAGCTGAAGGTTATGGCGGTGTGGCGCTGGAGTTTGATTTCGGCTGGGACAAAACCGCGATCATGGCCGATGTGCGTGATGCGATGGATGCCGCTGAGGCGGAGTTCCCCGAGGGAGCCGAGAAGTATTCGATCAATGAAATCAACTTCTCCGAATTCCCGATCGTTATCGTCAACCTGACCGGCGCAGTCCCCGAACGGACAATGGCGCGGATTGCCAAGGATCTTCAGGACGACCTCGAAGCACTTGAGCCGGTGCTTGAGGCAGGGATCGCTGGCAACCGCGACGAAATGGTCGAGGTGCTGATCGATCCTCTGCGGCTGGAAGCATATAATGTGACAGCGCTTGAGCTGATCACGGTGGTGCAGAACAACAACCAGCTGATCGCGGCAGGTGAGGTAGAGAGCAATCAGGGCACCTTCTCGGTAAAGATCCCCTCGTCCTTTGACGAGGTGCGCGATATCTACGAACTGCCGATCAAAACCAATGGCGACCGCGTTGTCACGCTTGGCGAACTGGCCACCATCAACTTCACCTTTGAGGACCGCCGCGGTACCGCACGCTTTAACGGTGAGGACACGGTGGCCCTGCAAGTGGTCAAACGCAAAGGCTACAACCTGATCGACACCGTTGATGAGGTAAAAGAAGCCATTGCCACCGCCAAGACCAAATGGCCGCCAGAGCTGCAAGCCGCTGTTTCCGTTGGCACGTCGAACGACCAAAGCCGCGTTGTCGGTTCCATGGTCAGCCAGCTGGAAGGCTCGGTTCTGACGGCTGTCGCCCTGGTCATGATCGTGGTGCTGTCGGCCCTTGGCAGTCGCGCAGCGCTGCTGGTTGGCTTTGCGATCCCAACCTCTTTCCTGCTGTGCTTTGCCTTCCTCGCCGTGATGGGAATCAGCATCTCCAACATCGTCATGTTCGGCCTGATCCTTGCGGTGGGTATGCTGGTGGACGGGGCCATCGTCGTGGTGGAATATGCCGACAAGCGTATCAAGGACGGGGTTGGCCCGATGCACGCCTATGTCGAGGCGGCGCAGCGGATGTTCTGGCCGGTGGTTTCCTCCACCGCGACCACGCTCTGCGCCTTTTTGCCGATGCTGTTCTGGCCCGGTGTTCCGGGTGAATTCATGGGCATGCTGCCGGTGACACTGATTTTCGTCTTGTCGGCCTCGCTGGTGGTGGCGCTGATCTACCTGCCTGTCATGGGGGGCGTCACCGGCCGCATGAGCCGCCTGTTTGAAAATCTGTCGGACGGCCTGCGCGCCGTTGCCCCCTGGTGGCTGCGGGCCGCTCTGGTGCCTGTCACGCTTTGGGGCATGTTTGCCGGGGCGATGCAGATGCTCAATGGTGACTACCTCCTGCCCAATGACGTGCCGGACGTTGCCGCGTTGATCTTTGGCGCGGTGGTCTTCTCGCTTGCGGCCTTTGGCGCATCAGTGACACTCGGCGCGGCAAGCCTTCAACGGCCCCCCAAGGCCGTTGAAGCCGGACATCACCACACGCCTTTTGGCCATTTCATCAAGTTCATTGTTGGCAACCCGCTGATGCCAATTGTCACCATCGGCGCTGTCGGTTTCGCGATCATGACGGTCTTCACCTTGTTCGGTGAAAACAACTATGGCGTGGAATTTTTTGTCGAATCCGAACCAGAACAGGCCACCGCCTATGTCCGCGCACGGGGCAATACGTCCCTGATGGAAGAAAACGAGATGGTGCGGCTGACCGAACAGGTGGTGATGGCGCATCCGGCTGTGGTCAATGTCTTCTCCTTTGCGGGTGAAGGCGGGCTGAACACCGATGCCTCGGGCGCACAGACGCCGCCCGACACGATTGGTCAGGTCCAGTTTGAGATCATCCCCTGGGAGAATCGTCCTACCCAGACCGAAAGCTGGTTCAACGGCTGGTTCACTCGCGAGGTGACAGCGACCGATTTCGACGGCGACACCGTGATTGAGGAGATCAATACAGAGCTGGCAAAACTGCCCGGTTTCGAGGCTGAGATCCGCGCCCTGGCGCAGGGACCAGCTTCAGGCAAACCTGTTCATCTGCGCCTGAAGGGCGACAACTGGGACACGCTGACAGCCGCCACCGAACAGGCACGTGCCCGGTTTGAAGACACCCCCGGTCTTAATCTGATCGAGGACAGTCTGCCCCTGCCCGGCATCGACTGGCAGATTGATGTCGACGTTCAGAAGGCCGGCCGCTATGGCGCCGATGTGGCCACTGTGGGCGCGATGGTACAGCTGGTCACCCGTGGGATTCTGTTGGACACGATGCGGGTTGACAGCTCGGACGAGGAAATCGAAATCCGCGTCCGCCTGCCCGAAGAGGACCGCGTTCTGTCCACCCTTGATGTGCTGAAACTGCGCACCGAAGATGGTCTGGTACCGCTCTCGAACTTTGTCACCCGCCAGCCGGTGCCCAAACTGGACAAGATCAGCCGCGTCCAGCAGCAGCGTTATTATGACGTGAAGGCAGATATCGAACCGGGTATCTCCAAGGTTGTCGCCGCCAATGCCGACAGCGGTGAGGATGAGACGCTTGCCTATGTCAAAACCTTCGCCGACGGGGCTGACGCAAGCGGCAGCAACCTGACCAGTGCGACCAGCGCGCCTCTGCAGTTGCGCAGTTTGGCGACCGCCAGCACCCTTGACGCGGTTCAGGCAGGACTGGATGACGGGGCCCGCGTTGTGGCGCTGAACGCCAATGAACGGATTGCCAAGCTGACGGAATGGCTGGAAACTGATCCGCTGCCCAAGGACATCACCTGGGAATGGACCGGTGATCAGGAAGAACAGGCCGAATCCGGGGCCTTCCTGATGAAGGCCTTTGCGGGCGCATTGGCATTGATGTTTGTAATCCTGCTGGCGCAGTTCAACAGCTTCTACAACTCGATCCTTGTTCTGCTGGCGGTGGTTCTGTCCACCACTGGCGTGCTGATCGGCATGATGGTGATGCAACAGCCATTTTCAATCATCATGACCGGCACGGGTATCGTGGCGCTGGCCGGGATCGTGGTGAACAACAATATCGTTCTGATCGACACCTATCAGGAATACGCCCAGAAGATGCCGCGGATCGAGGCGATCATTCGCACCGCCGAGGCCCGCATTCGCCCGGTTCTTCTGACCACCATCACCACGATGGCAGGCCTTGCACCGATGATGTTCGGCCTCAGCCTCGACTTTATCAACGGTGGCTACTCCATCGACAGCCCGACTTCCTTGTGGTGGAAACAGCTGGCAACGGCAGTGGTCTTTGGTCTGGGCATCGCGACGGTTCTGACGCTCTTGGTCACCCCTTCGCTGTTGGCGATCCGGGTCTGGCTGTGGATCTATGTTGGCGCGCTTGGCCGCCTGCTCGCACGGCTCACCGGTGGGCGATCAAGCCGTATCGCACGCGACATGCGTCTGGCAACCAAGGCCCGCACCCTGCCCACAACCGAGATCCTGTGGGAACGTGAAGGCAAGTTGGACAACGCGGCTGACGCAGAGACGTCGGCGCCCGACGACACCGAAGCCAAGCCCGACGAGGTATGGGAGCGAGGTAAGGCGAAACCACCCTCCGCCCCGCTCCGCGCAGCAGAATAAATTGCCAACGCCCCGCCATGCGGGGCGTTGCGCGTTTTTGGGGACGTGTCTCAAACGTTGGGCACCCCAGGGCATGAACAGCGACCAATCCGCCATATCAGTAAATTTTAGTGGTAATGACAGGACAGCTGAGCCAGCCTGAAACAACCCAGCACCGCCCACTGCCACACTGAACCGCGACCTGTCATCAGCATGACGGACGCGGCCGCCGCCCAGCACAGAGGATGCACAATATGCCCAATTTCAATGATATGTTTGAACTGACCGTCGCCGATGTGGATTTAATCGAAACCGCCCTGCAACGCACCCAGGAGGCACTCGCAGACGAGACCCAGCTGACACAGGGCATCGCGGGTCACAGCCGCGAAGACACCCTGCGCCAAATCCATGACCTGCTGGGACGGCTGCACAATCAAAAGATTTTTTACAAACCCAAAGACGGGATCTACGTCAGCGGTTAGACGCGCAGACGTAGACCCCGTGACAGCGGGTATCCAGAGCGCAACTGCTACGCTGCATCCTGATCCGATTGCTGGCGTTGCCACAGATGCGCGTAACGCCCGTCCTTGGCCAGCAGCTCGTCATGCGTGCCGCGCTCAGCAATCTCGCCCTGTTCCAGCACAATGATCTGGTCCGCCTCCGCCACCGTGCTAAGTCGGTGCGCAATGGTGATCACCGTGCGCCCCTGCCCGGCCCGCGACAGGGCTTCCTTGATCTCCTGCTCGGTGTCACTGTCGAGCGCCGATGTTGCCTCATCCAGCAGCAGGATCGGCGGATTCTTCAGAAGGGTGCGGGCAATGCCCACCCGCTGCTTTTCACCGCCCGACAGCTTCAGTCCCCGTTCACCCACCTGCGTCTCATACCCCTCAGGCAGC
This window encodes:
- a CDS encoding efflux RND transporter periplasmic adaptor subunit produces the protein MRVIPLLTAAVVTAGLYYAVIERDTLLSFARGEDSTDTTAAAASDGATAEAATAAGDTAAASTAATPTTTDGNNTSVGVVALRSSARGIDSAVVLRGQTQAIRQVEVRAETTSTVLSEPLRKGAQVKAGDLLCKLDPGTRPSTLLEAKARLREAKIRIPEGQARLDEARARLKEAQINLTAAAKLSEGGFASETRLAAAQAAERSAVAGVATAETGLETAGAGIEAASAQVAASEKELSRLDILAPFDGLLESDTAELGSLMQPGSLCATVIQLETIKLVGYVPEAEVNRVTIGAMARAELANGRLTAGKVTFISRSADPTTRTFEVEITVPNPDLAIRDGQTADIVISAEGSKAHYLPQSSLTLNNDGQLGVRVVNTDQTVGFYPVSLLRDEANGVWVGGLPEQADVIVVGQDFVVAGVTVAPTYQEVSQ
- a CDS encoding efflux RND transporter permease subunit; amino-acid sequence: MTGIVSWAAERARMILAFIAISLLVGGFAYASLPKEGEPDIEIPALFISVPFPGISAEDAETLLVKVMETELADLDGLDKMSATAAEGYGGVALEFDFGWDKTAIMADVRDAMDAAEAEFPEGAEKYSINEINFSEFPIVIVNLTGAVPERTMARIAKDLQDDLEALEPVLEAGIAGNRDEMVEVLIDPLRLEAYNVTALELITVVQNNNQLIAAGEVESNQGTFSVKIPSSFDEVRDIYELPIKTNGDRVVTLGELATINFTFEDRRGTARFNGEDTVALQVVKRKGYNLIDTVDEVKEAIATAKTKWPPELQAAVSVGTSNDQSRVVGSMVSQLEGSVLTAVALVMIVVLSALGSRAALLVGFAIPTSFLLCFAFLAVMGISISNIVMFGLILAVGMLVDGAIVVVEYADKRIKDGVGPMHAYVEAAQRMFWPVVSSTATTLCAFLPMLFWPGVPGEFMGMLPVTLIFVLSASLVVALIYLPVMGGVTGRMSRLFENLSDGLRAVAPWWLRAALVPVTLWGMFAGAMQMLNGDYLLPNDVPDVAALIFGAVVFSLAAFGASVTLGAASLQRPPKAVEAGHHHTPFGHFIKFIVGNPLMPIVTIGAVGFAIMTVFTLFGENNYGVEFFVESEPEQATAYVRARGNTSLMEENEMVRLTEQVVMAHPAVVNVFSFAGEGGLNTDASGAQTPPDTIGQVQFEIIPWENRPTQTESWFNGWFTREVTATDFDGDTVIEEINTELAKLPGFEAEIRALAQGPASGKPVHLRLKGDNWDTLTAATEQARARFEDTPGLNLIEDSLPLPGIDWQIDVDVQKAGRYGADVATVGAMVQLVTRGILLDTMRVDSSDEEIEIRVRLPEEDRVLSTLDVLKLRTEDGLVPLSNFVTRQPVPKLDKISRVQQQRYYDVKADIEPGISKVVAANADSGEDETLAYVKTFADGADASGSNLTSATSAPLQLRSLATASTLDAVQAGLDDGARVVALNANERIAKLTEWLETDPLPKDITWEWTGDQEEQAESGAFLMKAFAGALALMFVILLAQFNSFYNSILVLLAVVLSTTGVLIGMMVMQQPFSIIMTGTGIVALAGIVVNNNIVLIDTYQEYAQKMPRIEAIIRTAEARIRPVLLTTITTMAGLAPMMFGLSLDFINGGYSIDSPTSLWWKQLATAVVFGLGIATVLTLLVTPSLLAIRVWLWIYVGALGRLLARLTGGRSSRIARDMRLATKARTLPTTEILWEREGKLDNAADAETSAPDDTEAKPDEVWERGKAKPPSAPLRAAE